One Gossypium hirsutum isolate 1008001.06 chromosome A11, Gossypium_hirsutum_v2.1, whole genome shotgun sequence genomic window carries:
- the LOC107892013 gene encoding uncharacterized protein isoform X2 — translation MDSATVHEEIDLLFESTPPLKDSAKIIDKLNQVIQFDSPSGEGKWRRVEELLKRCPNLKKIIIFRVISKAKPHKECQMYFTIDSTFYVSFTFMLYLTLRIGGKMPREVYAVAIVGPFPIAVTNLLDLTNG, via the exons ATGGATTCTGCAACTGTTCACGAGGAGATCGATttattattcgagtcaactcctCCTCTCAAAGATTCAGCTAAAATCATAGACAAATTGAATCAAGTCATCCAATTTGATTCTCCTTCAG GAGAAGGAAAATGGAGGAGGGTAGAGGAGCTGCTAAAACGATGCCCAAATcttaagaaaattattatttttagggttATTTCAAAAGCCAAGCCACATAAAGAATGCCAG ATGTATTTCACCATTGATTCAACATTCTATGTTTCATTCACATTTATGTTATATCTTACATTACGGATTGGGGGAAAGATGCCAAG GGAAGTGTATGCAGTAGCCATCGTTGGTCCTTTTCCAATTGCTGTAACTAATTTATTGGATTTAACAAATGGGTAG
- the LOC107892013 gene encoding uncharacterized protein isoform X1, whose protein sequence is MICPRGIKMDSATVHEEIDLLFESTPPLKDSAKIIDKLNQVIQFDSPSGEGKWRRVEELLKRCPNLKKIIIFRVISKAKPHKECQMYFTIDSTFYVSFTFMLYLTLRIGGKMPREVYAVAIVGPFPIAVTNLLDLTNG, encoded by the exons atGATTTGTCCAAGGGGAATTAAAATGGATTCTGCAACTGTTCACGAGGAGATCGATttattattcgagtcaactcctCCTCTCAAAGATTCAGCTAAAATCATAGACAAATTGAATCAAGTCATCCAATTTGATTCTCCTTCAG GAGAAGGAAAATGGAGGAGGGTAGAGGAGCTGCTAAAACGATGCCCAAATcttaagaaaattattatttttagggttATTTCAAAAGCCAAGCCACATAAAGAATGCCAG ATGTATTTCACCATTGATTCAACATTCTATGTTTCATTCACATTTATGTTATATCTTACATTACGGATTGGGGGAAAGATGCCAAG GGAAGTGTATGCAGTAGCCATCGTTGGTCCTTTTCCAATTGCTGTAACTAATTTATTGGATTTAACAAATGGGTAG